From the Desulfobacterales bacterium genome, the window TTTTCTTTAAGAGGACTATGTTTTGCTATTACATCCTTCCACTTATAAACATTAGAATCAGCCTTTACGTCTGCTGCTAATTTTTTCTTTTTACCGAATATTTTAAATAAAATATTTTTTGGAAATGGGAGGTAATCTCCTATAGAACCATAAACAATTTGTTTAATTTTTGTTTTTGATCTTAAATCAATCATTCTATTGCCAAGCAGGTCTAAAGTTATAAGAACCTTTGCTCCAGAATCATTAAATTGATGATTTAATTCTCTATCTGAATAAAGGGGATTATTCATTACTACAGTGGCTCCTAATTTTAGAATTGCGTAGTAACTTGCAACACATTGGATCGTATTTGGAAGGAGTATTGCTACACTGTCGCCTTTTGAGACTCCAAAGCTTTGAAGGCATGAGGCAAATCTATCAGTCATATCTGCTAAGTCTTTGTAGGTAATTTCATAACCTTGAAATATAAGTGCTTTCCTATCTGGGAATTTTTCAGTAGATTGTTCTAAATACTCTGAAAGAGTAACTTGATTAAAATCAACATTTTTAGGGACGCCTGAGCCATAATTTGAAGTCCAAGGCCTATTTTCATAGTTTAATTCATTTTTTTCCACAAAATACCTCCATTAAATTTTTAGTCTATAAATAAGTGCTAAATAAGCTTTAAAGTTTTTCTTAGACCGTAAAAAATTAATACATCCAAGCGATTGCATTGGAACATATATCAGTCAAGTATTTCTACATATAGAGGTTTTTAGATAAATTCAATTTAAAAATGACATCTTTCAATTTTAGTTTATACTTTTTAATTCTGGATTCCTGCCTTCTCAGGAATGACGGCTCAATACCCACGTCATTCCCGCGAAGGCGGGAATCCAGTTTAATTATCGTTTTTTTAAAAGTGTTAACTATTTTTCCTGTATTATGAAGGATGCCTTAAAATATATTTAAAATGCAAAAGTTTTATTTTCAAGCTCATCAATTTTTAAGCGAGCATTAGTATTCCAAGGCTCTATATCTAAAATAATGTTGTAAAATACTTTTGCATCATCAAGCCTATCAAAAAGTTCAGAAATAAAGGCTATAGAAAATAATACCTCGAGATCTTTTGGGTTTTGATCTAAAATTTCAACATAAATTTTCAGAGATTCTTCTATTTTATGGCTTTCAATTAAATAAAAATCAGCGAGATTTTTTTTGAATGTTGTATTGCCTGTTTCAAGCCTTACGGCTGTTTCATAATGCTCAATGGCTTTATTTTTATTACCAGCATTATAATAAAGAACTCCTAAATCATTATGCGCTACTGCAAAATAGGGGTGATTGGTGGTTAGAGTTATTAATTCTTTTATGGCATCTTGCTCATTACCAGATTCAATCATAGTTTTAGCATTATTGTAAATTTCTTCAGGTGAACGTAAATCAAAATTTTGCGTTTTTTTTGAATCAAGGTTATCAAGCATTTCTCGTGCCTTAAAATTCCAAGGTTCAATTGCTAAAATATTATTATAAAATACTTTAGCGTCATCATAGTTACCAAATATTTCACATACTTTTCCAATTGAAGCTAAAGTTTCAATATCTTTTGGATTAATCTTTAATATATTGTTGTATATTTCAAGAGCATCTTGAAAACGTTTTTGTTCAATAAAATAAAAATCTGCAAGGTTTTTCTGAAAGGTTATGTTATTAGGTTCAATGATTACAGCTTTTTCATAATGCGCTAAAGATTTTGATTTATCTATATCGAAATATAAAACTCCTAAATCATTATGAGCTAAAGCAAAATTCGGATGTTGTTTAAGAAGATTTTCTAATTTGGAGATAGCTTCTTTATCTTGACCGTTATCAATAATAAGATGTATTTCTTGATACAATTCTTCAGGAGGAATTGTTTTTTTAGCAGATTTTACAGATTCTTCCATAGTTGTCATACTTTGAGTCTGCTTGAAATCTTTTACTTGGAGTTCTTCAACATTATGCCTGACTGTTTCATCAACATTTGCAAATTCAACAACTTTGTCGTAAAGTGCTTTTGCTTCTTTATGTTCTGGGTTTTCTGAAAGCATTTGCTCAAGAATTTCAAGTGCCTGTATATAACTACCATTCTTTGTCAAAACCCTTGCCTTAAACAAAATTTCTTCTTCTAACATTGATTTATGAAAAGCTATTTGTTTATCAAGATAGACCTTATTTTCTTTTGCTGTTTCATTTTCAGCATCTAAGTCCAGAATTTTTTCTACAGATTTTAACGCTGACTCCCATTTTCGCTCTAATAGTTCGACATAACAAAGGGAATTCAAAATTTCGATGGCATTTTTTCTAATGCCATCAACCAAACCTTTTGCTTGTATCTGGCCGCCAGAAAATTCTTGTTTCACAGGTAGATTAAGAAAATCAAAATTATTAGAGGTGTTCTTTTTCATTTTATAGGGTCCTTTCTAATTTAAGCTTTCATCAACAGCATTTGTCTAAGTGCTGCTTAATGTTTATATTCCAAGGTTCAATATTTAGCGCTCTTTGATAAAATATTTTTACTTTATCATATTTTTT encodes:
- a CDS encoding tetratricopeptide repeat protein; its protein translation is MKKNTSNNFDFLNLPVKQEFSGGQIQAKGLVDGIRKNAIEILNSLCYVELLERKWESALKSVEKILDLDAENETAKENKVYLDKQIAFHKSMLEEEILFKARVLTKNGSYIQALEILEQMLSENPEHKEAKALYDKVVEFANVDETVRHNVEELQVKDFKQTQSMTTMEESVKSAKKTIPPEELYQEIHLIIDNGQDKEAISKLENLLKQHPNFALAHNDLGVLYFDIDKSKSLAHYEKAVIIEPNNITFQKNLADFYFIEQKRFQDALEIYNNILKINPKDIETLASIGKVCEIFGNYDDAKVFYNNILAIEPWNFKAREMLDNLDSKKTQNFDLRSPEEIYNNAKTMIESGNEQDAIKELITLTTNHPYFAVAHNDLGVLYYNAGNKNKAIEHYETAVRLETGNTTFKKNLADFYLIESHKIEESLKIYVEILDQNPKDLEVLFSIAFISELFDRLDDAKVFYNIILDIEPWNTNARLKIDELENKTFAF